In one Desulfobacterales bacterium genomic region, the following are encoded:
- a CDS encoding SpoIIE family protein phosphatase, with translation MSRLFKALILGLIIGVVGLLISPFRFALDLEENTGLGLLFKLRGTRPAPSDVVIVSIEKDSSEHLGLPNNPDKWPRSLHARLVENLVKAGAEVIAFDLHFIEPRSAEDDLLFAEAIKQAQNVLLAEPLIAKEVPLSSQGGSGTDAHRIVKIVKPVALFSKSAAATAPFSLPRIPFKVNRYWAFQTEAGDSPTLPIIAFQFFTLPVYEKFIQLIESVSPDQASMLPKDSDSAILARGPKRLIRDIREIFESDPMMAVKMLAQLERSQADERTHRWLKSLIKMYAAPNSRYINYYGPPRTMTTLPYHQALQLSAEKEQMDLNGKVVFVGLSEILLADRKDSFYTVFSQANGIFISGVEIAATAFANILEDSPVRPIPLGVHITFIFLWGVLMGVICRISSLKIGALGTMGLSILYLIVAVFVFKTSGKWVPIVIPLFFQAPLAFIGAVSIEHASLFKEALIKLRMEKDLSVARDVQMSMLPTTCPQIEGFRIAASSTPAREVGGDFYDFMVMGQDNTGVIIGDVTGKSVSGALIMSASRSVFRILSEEEQLSVRESMMRANRRLKKDVKSGMFVALLFAVLNSADRKLTLCNAGQTQPIYFCAQTGKTKLLGSEGDTFPLGIMADVDYRETQLQLSPGDRLLFYTDGVVEAMNDKEEIFGFQRLIDVVQGAAFMDADSLLKDVLNKVQAFTGKAAQHDDQTMIAISVE, from the coding sequence ATGTCCCGCCTATTTAAAGCGCTGATCCTAGGTCTTATCATTGGCGTCGTGGGGCTTTTGATCAGCCCTTTTCGCTTCGCTCTCGATCTTGAGGAAAATACAGGTCTGGGCTTGTTATTCAAATTAAGGGGCACCCGGCCGGCACCATCTGATGTTGTCATCGTCAGCATCGAAAAAGACTCTTCTGAACATCTGGGCTTGCCCAATAACCCCGATAAATGGCCGCGCTCCCTGCATGCCCGTTTAGTTGAAAATTTGGTTAAAGCGGGCGCTGAGGTGATTGCCTTTGACTTGCATTTCATTGAACCGCGCTCCGCAGAAGATGATCTTTTATTCGCCGAGGCGATCAAACAGGCGCAAAATGTTTTACTGGCGGAACCGCTCATCGCCAAGGAAGTGCCTTTGTCCAGCCAGGGTGGGTCTGGTACAGACGCCCATCGTATCGTCAAAATTGTGAAACCGGTCGCTCTTTTTTCAAAATCTGCCGCTGCTACAGCGCCTTTTTCTTTGCCCAGAATACCGTTTAAAGTAAACCGGTATTGGGCTTTCCAGACGGAAGCCGGAGATTCGCCCACATTGCCGATCATTGCCTTCCAGTTTTTCACCTTACCGGTGTATGAAAAGTTTATCCAACTGATTGAATCTGTGTCCCCCGATCAGGCGTCCATGCTTCCAAAAGACAGTGATAGCGCCATTTTAGCCAGAGGCCCAAAAAGATTAATCAGAGACATCAGGGAAATATTTGAAAGCGATCCGATGATGGCTGTAAAAATGCTCGCACAATTAGAGCGATCGCAGGCAGATGAAAGAACCCATCGATGGCTTAAATCCCTCATAAAGATGTATGCTGCACCCAATAGCCGCTACATTAATTATTATGGCCCGCCTCGCACCATGACCACCCTACCCTATCATCAGGCCCTGCAACTGAGTGCCGAAAAAGAACAGATGGATCTTAATGGCAAGGTGGTGTTTGTAGGGCTCTCGGAGATCCTGCTGGCCGATAGAAAAGACAGCTTCTATACGGTTTTTTCGCAGGCCAACGGCATATTTATCAGTGGCGTCGAAATTGCCGCAACAGCATTTGCCAATATTCTCGAAGATAGTCCTGTACGACCGATCCCCTTGGGTGTCCATATTACATTTATTTTTCTATGGGGCGTTCTGATGGGCGTCATCTGCCGTATTTCTTCGTTAAAAATAGGGGCTTTGGGAACTATGGGGTTAAGCATTCTTTACCTTATTGTGGCCGTTTTTGTGTTTAAAACCAGTGGCAAGTGGGTTCCAATCGTGATCCCGTTATTTTTCCAGGCCCCTCTGGCATTTATCGGCGCGGTTTCCATTGAGCATGCCAGTCTTTTCAAAGAGGCCCTGATAAAACTGCGTATGGAAAAGGATCTGTCAGTGGCACGCGATGTTCAGATGAGCATGCTGCCGACCACCTGCCCGCAGATAGAAGGGTTTCGGATTGCTGCCAGCTCAACCCCCGCCAGAGAGGTGGGCGGAGATTTTTATGATTTCATGGTAATGGGCCAGGATAACACCGGTGTGATCATTGGTGATGTGACCGGAAAAAGTGTCTCGGGTGCCTTGATCATGTCGGCTTCGCGCAGCGTCTTCCGAATTTTATCTGAAGAAGAACAGCTGTCGGTGCGTGAAAGCATGATGCGCGCCAACCGGAGATTAAAAAAAGATGTCAAGTCCGGAATGTTTGTGGCATTGCTGTTTGCGGTTTTAAATTCAGCTGACCGGAAGCTGACCCTCTGCAATGCCGGGCAAACCCAGCCAATATATTTTTGCGCACAAACCGGTAAAACCAAACTATTGGGGTCTGAAGGCGATACCTTCCCGCTGGGCATTATGGCAGATGTGGACTATCGGGAAACCCAGTTGCAGCTTTCGCCGGGCGACCGCCTGTTGTTTTACACCGATGGTGTGGTCGAGGCCATGAATGATAAGGAAGAAATTTTTGGGTTTCAAAGACTGATAGATGTGGTCCAGGGGGCAGCATTTATGGATGCGGATTCACTCCTGAAAGATGTTCTCAACAAGGTGCAGGCATTTACGGGCAAAGCAGCCCAGCATGACGACCAGACAATGATCGCGATCAGTGTCGAATAA
- a CDS encoding tetratricopeptide repeat protein, with translation MKRMFSCWLSVILCLSCMIVLLVPCASIAASCEQWVAKAVSVQGSVEARKVGETQWQKVELNDTFCPGDKIRVNDRSRAGLSLVNQPLLRLDQNTTITLGGIKQKKTSVVELAKGAVHFFSRIRRNLEVITGFVNAGVEGTEGFIRVETDRTFISIFEGQVLASNTAGSLTLTSGQSAVAEAGKAPVLRVVVRPRDAVHWALYYLPVLFVSPGTAPKENPADPRFLAYRASQLLAVGRVDDANTDIQRALSLDPGFSDAHALQAIIFVVQNERDKASISAQKAVDTDPSSATARIAMSYALQASFDLEGARASIEEALKLDPRNALAWARLAELWSSFGRLGKALEAAKKAVDLEPNLSRTQMVLGFAYLTQVRTTASREAFEKAIALDQADPLARLGLGLAIIRDGDLTAGGRQIEIAASLDPNNSLVRSYLGKVYFEKKNIGLDEREFAIAKELDPNDPTPWFYDAIAKQTTNRPVEALKNLQKARALNDNRAVYRSRLLLDSDLAARSAALARIYSDLGFQERALFEGWTAVNTDPTNFSAHRFLADSYSIRPRHEIARVSELLQSQLLQPLNITPVQPRLGESNQFLISASGPETLAFNEFNPIFNRNRIAAQGAGLVGENETSGGEGVVSGIYKKFSFSSGYTYFDTDGWRKNADQTDKIANAFGQLQLSYKTSIQAEYRYRDTESGDLQLRFFEDDFLPNKDENNESKLIRAGFRHAFSPANVLIGNFAYQDVDRNIKDSPVPVFVPLAKIDGDDDAYSYELQHLFRSKFINIVTGAGYFDIDAQDTITEEVFFDPPGVTVRDVTEDDLDVHHANLYLYSYIKLPVNLALTVGASGDFFDPDSDAEDDTNQFNPKFGITWNPFTNTTLRAAAFRTLKRTLITDQTLEPTQVAGFNQFFDDNNATDAWRYGGAIDQKFSESLFAGAEYTYRDLDTPFFSDTVEEANWEEKIFRAYLFWTPHEWLALSAEYLYEDFDRDEDNAEGAKDLETHYLPLGINFFHPSGLSVSLKGTYIDQDGKFERQGAAATGEFENGDDNFWLFDAAIRYRLPKRYGFITVGATNLFDEDFEHFDTDVDNPRIQPDRTIFGRVTLAFP, from the coding sequence ATGAAACGTATGTTTTCATGTTGGCTTAGCGTTATCCTATGTTTAAGCTGCATGATCGTGTTGCTCGTTCCCTGCGCTTCAATTGCCGCAAGTTGCGAGCAATGGGTCGCCAAAGCAGTCTCTGTACAAGGAAGTGTGGAGGCACGCAAGGTTGGCGAAACGCAATGGCAAAAGGTCGAATTAAATGACACCTTCTGCCCGGGTGATAAAATTCGCGTCAATGACAGAAGCCGCGCTGGTCTTTCTTTGGTGAATCAGCCTCTGCTGCGTCTGGATCAAAACACAACCATCACCCTTGGCGGAATAAAGCAGAAGAAAACATCGGTTGTCGAGCTGGCCAAGGGCGCTGTCCATTTTTTCAGCCGCATTCGCCGCAATCTTGAAGTCATAACCGGATTTGTAAATGCCGGTGTGGAAGGAACAGAAGGATTTATCAGGGTCGAGACAGACAGAACCTTCATATCCATTTTTGAAGGCCAGGTACTGGCTTCAAACACCGCCGGTAGCCTCACGCTAACCAGCGGTCAATCGGCTGTGGCCGAAGCAGGCAAAGCCCCGGTGCTGCGGGTTGTGGTGCGACCCCGGGATGCTGTCCATTGGGCCCTATATTACCTGCCGGTCTTGTTTGTGTCTCCCGGCACAGCCCCGAAAGAAAATCCGGCTGACCCACGCTTTTTGGCCTATCGCGCCTCACAACTGCTGGCGGTGGGCCGCGTGGACGATGCCAACACTGATATCCAGCGCGCCCTTAGTTTAGACCCGGGGTTCAGCGATGCGCATGCCCTTCAAGCCATTATATTCGTCGTGCAAAATGAAAGAGACAAAGCTTCTATTTCTGCTCAAAAAGCCGTCGATACGGACCCAAGCTCAGCCACGGCCCGCATCGCCATGTCTTATGCCCTGCAGGCCAGCTTTGATCTTGAGGGCGCTCGTGCCAGTATCGAAGAGGCGCTGAAGCTGGATCCGAGGAATGCGCTGGCATGGGCGCGCCTGGCGGAGCTGTGGTCATCATTTGGCAGACTGGGCAAGGCCCTGGAAGCGGCCAAAAAGGCCGTTGATTTAGAGCCGAACCTTTCGCGTACACAGATGGTTTTGGGCTTTGCTTATCTGACCCAGGTGCGAACCACCGCATCGCGCGAAGCCTTTGAAAAAGCCATCGCGCTTGATCAGGCCGACCCGCTGGCGAGACTGGGACTGGGTCTGGCCATCATCCGGGATGGGGATCTGACTGCCGGCGGCCGGCAGATTGAAATTGCCGCCAGCCTCGATCCCAACAATTCATTGGTCAGAAGTTACCTGGGCAAGGTATACTTTGAAAAGAAGAACATCGGATTGGATGAGCGCGAGTTCGCCATCGCCAAGGAGCTTGATCCCAACGACCCCACCCCCTGGTTTTACGATGCCATTGCCAAGCAGACCACCAACCGCCCGGTTGAGGCCCTGAAGAATCTGCAAAAGGCCAGAGCACTTAACGATAACCGTGCCGTTTACCGTTCCAGGCTCCTGCTCGATTCGGATTTAGCAGCTCGCAGCGCCGCACTGGCACGAATCTACAGTGACTTGGGTTTCCAGGAGCGTGCTCTATTTGAAGGCTGGACGGCGGTTAACACCGATCCAACCAACTTTTCGGCGCACCGGTTTCTCGCTGATTCTTACTCCATTCGACCCCGTCATGAGATTGCGAGGGTCAGCGAGCTGCTCCAATCCCAGCTGCTGCAGCCCCTCAACATCACCCCTGTTCAGCCCCGCCTGGGCGAAAGCAACCAGTTTCTGATCAGCGCCAGCGGCCCTGAAACGCTTGCGTTCAACGAGTTTAATCCCATTTTCAACCGCAATCGCATTGCCGCTCAGGGTGCCGGACTGGTCGGTGAAAATGAAACATCTGGCGGGGAAGGCGTGGTTTCCGGCATCTACAAAAAATTTTCCTTCAGCAGCGGTTATACCTACTTTGATACCGACGGTTGGCGGAAAAACGCCGACCAAACAGATAAAATTGCCAATGCTTTCGGCCAACTGCAACTTTCTTATAAAACAAGCATTCAGGCTGAATACCGTTACCGGGATACCGAAAGCGGCGATCTTCAGCTGAGGTTCTTTGAGGATGACTTTCTGCCAAACAAAGATGAAAATAACGAAAGCAAATTGATCCGGGCAGGCTTTCGACATGCTTTTTCGCCGGCCAATGTTCTCATTGGCAATTTTGCGTACCAGGATGTGGACCGCAATATAAAAGACAGTCCCGTACCGGTATTCGTACCGCTGGCAAAAATTGACGGCGATGATGATGCCTATAGCTATGAATTACAACATCTGTTCCGCTCCAAATTTATCAACATTGTGACGGGCGCAGGGTATTTTGATATCGATGCACAAGATACCATTACAGAAGAGGTATTTTTTGATCCCCCAGGTGTGACTGTGCGGGACGTAACAGAAGATGACCTCGATGTCCATCACGCTAATCTTTATCTGTATTCCTATATCAAGCTGCCTGTCAATCTGGCACTGACCGTCGGCGCCAGTGGTGATTTCTTCGATCCTGATAGTGATGCCGAAGATGATACCAATCAATTTAACCCCAAGTTTGGAATTACCTGGAATCCTTTTACAAATACCACGCTACGGGCTGCGGCATTCAGAACGTTGAAAAGAACGCTGATTACCGACCAGACGCTTGAGCCGACCCAGGTCGCCGGATTCAACCAGTTCTTTGACGATAATAATGCAACCGATGCCTGGCGCTATGGGGGCGCAATCGATCAAAAATTTTCAGAAAGTTTATTTGCAGGGGCAGAGTATACGTATAGGGATCTGGACACACCGTTTTTTAGCGACACGGTGGAGGAAGCCAACTGGGAAGAAAAGATTTTCCGCGCCTATCTTTTCTGGACACCGCATGAATGGCTTGCGCTTAGCGCTGAATATCTATATGAAGATTTCGACCGAGATGAAGATAACGCGGAAGGCGCCAAAGACCTCGAGACCCATTATCTTCCCCTGGGGATTAATTTTTTTCACCCCAGTGGGTTGAGTGTCTCACTCAAAGGCACCTATATCGATCAGGACGGCAAATTTGAGCGGCAAGGAGCGGCTGCAACCGGCGAATTTGAAAATGGTGATGATAATTTCTGGTTATTCGATGCCGCCATCCGCTATCGCTTACCCAAACGGTATGGTTTTATAACGGTCGGCGCGACAAATTTATTTGACGAAGATTTCGAGCATTTCGATACTGACGTCGATAACCCCCGAATACAACCGGATAGAACTATCTTCGGTAGAGTCACACTCGCTTTTCCATGA
- the rimO gene encoding 30S ribosomal protein S12 methylthiotransferase RimO translates to MNLFLLSLGCARNQVDSEIMLGRIKKAGWAIVEDPEDADAIVVNTCSFIEDAADESIEMILELAHYKQSGKCQRLVVAGCLPERYRDQIVDQLPEVDAFIGTGAFDRIVEALEGSTISSGCLLPDPVTISPQDKNAPRALSTSHMAYLKVAEGCSQHCTYCIIPKLRGKKRSRPPQEVISEAQALFADGVKELVLVAQDTTSYGKDLQPTASLSQLVEDLASLPVKTAAGPEAWIRVLYGHPESIDDAFIKTVASYPNICSYFDIPIQHVSRPILKRMGRNYNQDDLQRLFDKIRKEVPGASLRTTLIVGFPGESEKDFKTLLRFIESTQFDHLGVFLYSDSEDLQSHRLPGHVPAEVAQERYDQLMSSQLDISAQKYQQYIGQTLSVLVEESVENRLYAGRAPFQAPEVDGMTYVKFGPDQPDPAIGSFSKIKVSDAMEYDLIGDAI, encoded by the coding sequence ATGAACCTTTTCTTACTCAGTCTTGGATGTGCCAGAAATCAGGTGGACAGCGAAATTATGCTCGGTCGTATTAAAAAGGCCGGCTGGGCAATTGTTGAAGATCCCGAAGATGCAGACGCCATTGTGGTCAACACTTGCAGTTTCATCGAAGATGCCGCCGATGAAAGTATCGAAATGATCCTGGAGCTGGCTCATTACAAACAATCCGGCAAGTGTCAAAGGCTGGTTGTTGCCGGTTGCCTGCCGGAGCGCTACCGCGATCAAATTGTCGATCAGCTACCCGAAGTGGACGCTTTTATCGGTACTGGGGCTTTTGACCGTATAGTTGAAGCCTTAGAAGGGTCAACTATTTCCAGTGGATGTTTGCTGCCCGATCCGGTAACCATTTCACCCCAGGATAAAAATGCGCCCCGGGCGCTGAGTACTTCACACATGGCCTACCTTAAGGTTGCCGAGGGTTGCAGTCAGCATTGTACCTATTGCATTATCCCCAAATTGCGCGGCAAAAAACGAAGTCGGCCGCCGCAAGAAGTTATTTCCGAAGCGCAGGCATTGTTTGCAGACGGTGTCAAGGAATTGGTTCTTGTGGCGCAGGACACAACATCTTACGGTAAGGATTTACAACCGACGGCTTCTTTAAGTCAGTTGGTCGAAGACTTGGCCAGCCTGCCTGTAAAAACGGCAGCCGGTCCCGAAGCCTGGATCCGTGTACTTTACGGGCATCCGGAAAGCATTGATGATGCTTTCATTAAAACTGTTGCATCGTATCCCAATATATGCTCTTACTTCGACATCCCAATTCAGCATGTCAGCAGGCCCATTTTAAAAAGGATGGGCCGTAATTACAATCAGGATGACCTCCAACGGCTTTTTGATAAAATTCGTAAAGAAGTGCCAGGCGCCTCGCTGAGGACAACCCTTATCGTTGGGTTTCCCGGGGAAAGTGAAAAGGATTTTAAAACCCTGCTGCGTTTCATTGAAAGCACACAGTTTGATCATCTGGGTGTTTTTTTGTATTCCGATTCTGAGGATCTTCAATCGCACCGTTTGCCTGGCCACGTTCCGGCTGAAGTGGCTCAGGAGCGCTATGATCAGCTGATGTCCAGTCAGCTGGATATCTCGGCTCAAAAGTATCAACAATATATTGGTCAAACACTGTCGGTTTTAGTCGAAGAGTCTGTGGAGAATAGATTATATGCCGGACGTGCGCCCTTTCAGGCTCCTGAAGTCGATGGTATGACTTACGTTAAATTTGGTCCTGATCAGCCGGATCCGGCCATTGGATCATTTTCAAAAATCAAGGTAAGCGATGCAATGGAATATGACCTCATAGGAGATGCCATATGA
- a CDS encoding polyprenyl synthetase family protein gives MKDLKKRILAENKQDLTEIETQLAENLKPYLDLVSEVAHHILFAGGKRLRPLLLVLAAKICGYKETYAKNVASAMEYLHAATLLHDDVIDDAALRRGKTVAHSVYGNAITILVGDFLLSRALSICADSGKIEVMRIVADLTEHMSTGEVHQLMRKGDVSLTEDEYMEVIRRKTAVLFEAACKVSAVIAEASPEEEQALSEYGFNLGLAFQMVDDLFDYTKDTAALGKEVGADLREGKLTLPIIQALKEADPSEHDQMVNIIQNEDFTIDEFKTLVTLLHKNNGIDYTVETASLYIDKAKEALALFEDSRYKNSLFDIADYSLARHL, from the coding sequence ATGAAAGACCTCAAGAAGCGGATTCTGGCGGAAAACAAACAAGACCTGACTGAAATTGAAACGCAGTTGGCAGAGAATTTAAAACCTTACCTGGATCTAGTGTCTGAAGTCGCCCATCATATTCTGTTTGCCGGTGGTAAGCGGCTGCGGCCTTTGCTGCTGGTTCTTGCTGCTAAAATTTGTGGCTATAAAGAAACATACGCCAAAAACGTTGCTTCAGCGATGGAATACCTGCATGCCGCTACGCTTCTGCACGATGACGTCATTGACGATGCAGCTCTGCGACGCGGCAAAACCGTCGCCCATTCGGTATATGGTAATGCGATTACCATATTAGTGGGTGATTTCCTGCTTTCACGTGCGTTGTCCATATGTGCGGATTCCGGAAAAATAGAAGTTATGCGCATCGTTGCCGATCTAACCGAGCACATGTCCACCGGCGAAGTCCACCAATTGATGCGCAAGGGTGATGTCTCTCTGACCGAGGATGAATATATGGAGGTGATCCGTCGTAAAACCGCCGTTCTTTTTGAGGCCGCCTGCAAGGTAAGTGCGGTCATCGCTGAAGCATCCCCTGAAGAAGAACAAGCGCTGTCAGAATACGGCTTCAATCTTGGATTGGCTTTTCAGATGGTGGACGATTTATTCGATTATACCAAGGATACGGCAGCTTTGGGCAAAGAGGTCGGGGCCGATCTCAGAGAGGGCAAGCTGACCCTGCCCATCATACAGGCTTTAAAAGAGGCCGATCCTTCTGAGCATGATCAGATGGTTAACATCATACAAAATGAAGATTTTACGATCGATGAATTTAAGACCCTGGTGACACTTTTGCACAAAAATAACGGGATCGACTACACGGTAGAAACAGCCTCGCTGTACATTGATAAGGCCAAAGAAGCCCTGGCGCTATTTGAAGATTCGAGATACAAGAATTCATTGTTTGATATTGCGGACTACTCGCTTGCCCGCCACCTGTAG
- a CDS encoding Gfo/Idh/MocA family oxidoreductase: protein MFKHPSLSVLAIVRQEKTDLASFLEYLQSMPHVSLNISSDIPADLSPFDVVITAQSSEHNQNNHPLEQYVNAGGGWLGLVHRSTEPLPEIFGVRPDKIGPVAELRILFDDPNHVLAQRLPDAVYLQGVYQPLRPSADDTEMILYADWHYAHHAMLVARTAGKGKVACTSLQDYRNPVFQQILYRLIRDLAGRRHNGQTLGIGLLGYAPSVGQIHGQGAKVTSGLDLRAACDLNLERLDQARQDFTQLQTYTSTDEFAADNDIDLVIIATPPSTHAELAIQMMAAGKHVVCEKPLAISQRETDAMIDMAEKQGVHLSCHQNRRWDVDYLAIKQALREELIGELYFIETFVGGYHHPCGYWHSHDKISGGLTYDWGAHYLDWIVSLMPERVQSVMCHRHKRVWHDVTNADQERILLRFAGGQEAEFMHSDIAAVRKPKWYLLGTQGAISGHWKDVVEYTPDPLVYFEQLDIPATEMPPDLILHRRHSSGQIIAQNLAVPERQHFLFHQNIADHLLLGEPIAAPLAHSVKVVAILEAAARSAANGGSLETLHD, encoded by the coding sequence ATGTTTAAACATCCTTCATTATCTGTATTAGCGATTGTCAGACAAGAAAAGACCGATCTGGCTTCCTTTTTAGAATATTTGCAATCCATGCCGCATGTGTCTCTGAATATCAGCTCCGACATCCCGGCCGACCTGAGTCCCTTTGATGTGGTCATTACAGCTCAAAGCTCAGAGCACAATCAAAATAACCACCCGCTTGAGCAATACGTGAATGCCGGCGGTGGATGGCTGGGGCTGGTGCACCGGTCCACTGAGCCGCTGCCTGAGATTTTTGGCGTCCGACCCGATAAAATAGGGCCGGTCGCTGAATTGCGGATATTATTCGATGACCCGAACCATGTGCTGGCTCAACGTCTTCCTGATGCGGTATACCTCCAGGGTGTCTACCAGCCATTAAGACCGTCTGCAGATGATACGGAGATGATTTTATACGCCGACTGGCATTACGCGCACCATGCGATGCTGGTTGCACGCACTGCCGGGAAAGGCAAAGTTGCCTGTACCTCCCTGCAGGACTACCGCAACCCGGTCTTTCAGCAAATCCTCTATCGCCTCATTCGCGACTTGGCGGGGAGACGTCATAACGGTCAAACTTTAGGAATCGGTTTGTTGGGTTACGCCCCGTCGGTGGGTCAAATCCATGGCCAGGGCGCCAAGGTAACCAGTGGATTGGATTTGCGGGCGGCCTGCGATCTAAATCTTGAGCGGTTAGACCAGGCTCGGCAGGATTTTACACAATTACAGACGTATACAAGCACTGATGAATTTGCAGCGGATAATGACATTGATTTGGTGATTATTGCCACCCCTCCCAGTACCCATGCGGAGCTTGCCATCCAGATGATGGCGGCCGGCAAACATGTGGTTTGTGAAAAACCTCTGGCAATATCACAACGAGAAACCGATGCCATGATTGACATGGCAGAAAAACAAGGCGTCCATTTAAGCTGTCATCAAAACCGACGCTGGGATGTCGATTATCTGGCGATCAAACAGGCATTGAGAGAAGAATTGATCGGGGAGCTGTATTTCATAGAAACCTTTGTGGGCGGTTATCATCATCCCTGCGGGTATTGGCATTCCCATGATAAGATCTCCGGCGGACTGACATACGACTGGGGAGCGCACTATCTGGATTGGATCGTCAGTCTGATGCCAGAGCGCGTCCAATCGGTGATGTGTCATCGTCACAAACGTGTCTGGCACGACGTAACCAATGCGGATCAGGAACGTATTCTGCTCCGCTTTGCAGGCGGTCAGGAAGCGGAGTTTATGCATTCAGATATTGCTGCTGTGCGCAAACCCAAATGGTACTTGCTGGGAACTCAGGGCGCGATCAGCGGTCACTGGAAAGATGTGGTTGAATATACGCCTGATCCCCTGGTTTATTTTGAACAGCTTGATATACCGGCCACTGAAATGCCGCCGGATTTAATTTTACACCGGCGCCATTCCTCGGGCCAGATAATCGCCCAGAATCTGGCGGTGCCCGAGCGCCAGCATTTTCTTTTCCACCAAAACATTGCCGATCACCTGCTGCTCGGCGAACCCATTGCAGCTCCGCTGGCGCATTCTGTAAAGGTGGTGGCCATCCTTGAGGCTGCAGCCAGATCGGCCGCCAATGGCGGAAGTCTGGAGACACTGCATGACTGA
- a CDS encoding Gfo/Idh/MocA family oxidoreductase, translating to MTEAVKWGIMGNANIARKCVIPAIGKSCNGEIYALATRLPAEAAPLAAEHQIDQVYDDYEALLVDPQVDLVYIPLPNHLHHPWTIKALEAGKHVLCEKPLACNAKEASEMVAVAKRSGRLLMEAFMYRFHPRSQRIKQLVVEGAIGLPRLVRSAFCFRMSDTEWGDPPNVRLRPEMGGGALLDVGCYSVSVARWFMGAEPSQVQAQAKYHQGGVDVHVVGTLDFGDHRLACFEASFITALQQTYCIVGPDGAIELPHNAFVPWENEAVFYLRTSDQEAGEKHTIPGADEYQLMVEHFADAAMGQTELIFSTADSIENMRVLDALAQAAQTGKTVKL from the coding sequence ATGACTGAAGCGGTTAAATGGGGCATAATGGGCAATGCCAACATTGCCCGCAAGTGTGTGATTCCGGCTATCGGCAAATCATGCAATGGTGAAATTTACGCACTGGCCACACGTTTGCCGGCAGAGGCGGCCCCTCTGGCAGCTGAGCATCAAATCGATCAGGTCTACGACGATTATGAAGCCCTGCTGGTTGACCCGCAAGTGGATCTTGTATATATTCCGCTGCCCAACCACCTTCACCACCCTTGGACGATAAAGGCGCTTGAGGCCGGCAAACATGTTTTGTGTGAAAAGCCCCTGGCCTGCAATGCCAAGGAAGCCAGCGAGATGGTCGCAGTTGCCAAACGCAGCGGGCGGCTGCTGATGGAAGCCTTTATGTATCGCTTTCATCCGCGCAGTCAGCGAATCAAACAGCTGGTGGTGGAAGGCGCAATCGGCCTACCGCGGTTGGTCAGATCCGCCTTTTGTTTCCGGATGTCCGACACGGAATGGGGCGATCCGCCAAACGTCCGTTTGAGACCGGAAATGGGGGGCGGTGCTTTGCTGGATGTTGGCTGTTACAGTGTCAGTGTGGCGCGCTGGTTTATGGGTGCCGAACCCTCGCAGGTTCAGGCCCAGGCCAAATATCATCAAGGCGGCGTCGATGTGCATGTGGTCGGCACCCTGGATTTCGGGGATCATCGCCTAGCTTGTTTTGAGGCCAGTTTTATTACAGCGTTACAGCAAACATACTGTATCGTCGGCCCGGATGGTGCCATCGAATTGCCCCACAATGCCTTTGTGCCCTGGGAAAATGAGGCGGTTTTCTATCTACGGACCAGCGATCAAGAGGCGGGTGAAAAACACACAATCCCCGGGGCTGATGAATATCAGCTGATGGTTGAGCACTTTGCCGATGCCGCCATGGGACAAACCGAACTGATTTTTTCGACAGCAGACAGCATTGAAAATATGCGGGTGCTTGATGCTCTGGCACAGGCGGCCCAAACAGGGAAAACGGTAAAGCTGTAG